The nucleotide sequence GGTCCAGGACGCGCAGGAAGTCGCCGCCCTCGAGGACCTGATCCTTCCCCTTGAGCTTCATGCGCAGGAGCCGCAGCGTGCTCACGAGGAAATCCGTCGGCCACTTGACCGACGGCGTGACCGCGACGCGCGCGTCCTGCTGATAGAAGACGTCGTGGACGAAGATCGCCCGCAGGATGTCCTGGATGACGAAGGTGGTGTCGAAGCTCGACGGCGCGATCAGCTCGTTGTCGATGATGCCGATCATGGTGGCGTCGGGCGTGGCCCAGCCGCCGTGGCAGAAGAACTCGAGCAGGCGCCGCGTCGTGCGGCGCGCGACCGTGTTCTGGCCGCTGGTGTCGGTGTGGCGGAAGATGATGTCCGTCACCTGGTCGATCTCGGTCTCGCCCTCGGGCTGGTCGAAGCGGAACTGGGCACCGACGCCGTAGATCTGCTTGGTGCCGCGCGAGGGGAAGTCGTTCGAGAAGTCGTGTTCCCCGTCGTCGAACGACACGACGCTCGAGTCGCCGTCGTACGTCCAGCCGGTGAACGCCCGTGCGATCTGGACGATGTCGGTCTGCTGGTAGTTGGGATTGCCGTTGAAATCGAGGACGCCGAGCGTGAACAGCTCCTGCAGCTCGCGGGCGTAGTTCTCGTTGGGCGTGGCCTTGTGGTTGCGGACCGTGTCCAGCCACTCGATCATGGCCGCGTCCTTGTTCATGGCCTTCACGAGGACGCGCATGTCGCCCTTGCAGTTCAGGCGAATGGTCCGGTTCTGGAGCGCCATCCGCTTGATGTTGAGGACCTTCGAGTAGCCGGTCGCGAAGTGGTCGTGCCAGAAGAGGACCAGCTTCTCTTGCAGCGGGAAGTGGGTCTTCACCAGGTACTTCACCCACTTGTTGTGTCCGCCCTCGAAGTCCGCGCCGGCCGGCTTGAAGCCCTTCGGCCGGAAGGCCAGGAGGAGATCCGCCGCCTCGCCTCGGGTTCTGCCCGTGAAGTTCAGCAGATCCTTCGGGAGCGCGCCGAATCCCGTGCGACGGAGCAGGTGTCGCGCCGACGATTCGTCCAGGACCGTATTTTCGTCGCCCATCCGATCCTCCTCCTAGAAGGTACCGGCCACCCACCCGGTCTGGGGTGCGCCCGCTTCGATCCAGAGTCTGATGATGTCCACGAACAGGTCGTCGAGCGCGCCTTGGCCGAACGGCATGCGCACGCCGAGGTTGCCATTGTCGTCGGGCAGGTCGCCCGTCAGCTTGTGGAAGAGATAGCTCGTGGCCGGGTCGGCCGCGGTTGCGTTCACGCGCTTCCAGCCGAGCGCGGCGGCGACGGGATTGTGGGGCGTCACGTCCACGAGGTTCGTGTAGGCGGCGTCGCCCTCGAGCAGCAGCTCGCTCTGCTGGCTCTGCGAGTCGTGGCAGCCGCTGACGGCGCAGGTCTTGTCGAAGACCTGCTTCTGGATGCGGTCGAACGTGCCTGCGTAGAGCACCATCGGGTCGCACCCCGCCAGCGCCGGCTCGCATTCCATCTTCAGCTTGTCGCGGTCCTTGCGCTGCACGCCGAGCTGGAAGGTGGAATAGGAGGTGAGCTTCACCTCCTTCTTGCCGCGCTTGCAGACGTTCCCGGCGAGCGGGCCGATGACCGGGATGATGAACTCGCTCGGCAGGGTGCAGGTGTCCGGGTCGAGCGCCGGCGGGTCGTTCGGCCCGACGATGGCGCTGTTGATGCGGTTCTGCAGGGCCTGGAATTCGGGGTCGAATTTCCGGTCGCCGTTGTCGACGGCGTGATCGACCGTGATCGAATCGACGCCGGAGAGGGTGCAGATGAGCGGGTTGTACGTGCTGTTCGCGCAGACCGTGAGATCGAACGTGCAGACGCCGTTCACGGTGCCGTCGGCGTCGCACGGGTCGCCGTCGGTGCACCGATACCGCTTCGGATTGTCCTGGGGATAGTTGACCGCGGCGTCGAGCGCGACCAGGCAGTCGGTCTTGGAGCTGCCCCCGCCGCCGATCACGATCGCCTGTGCGACGGCGGGGACCAACATGGCGAGGAATCCCGCCACGCGCAGGGCGCATGCCATGGCATTCTGCTACCACACGCCCCACCAGGCTCGTCAACGCAAAATATCGTGAAGCGCGCTCCACGACGCCGCGCCGTACCGCCCGTGGCGCGGCGCCCTGTCCCTGGCACGTTCCTCGCTCCGTGCTCCGCGGAAGGGGGGGACGGGCCCATGCATCTACGGTACGCCTTGCTCGCGCTGCTCGCCGACGGCGAGGCGCACGGCTACGAGCTCCGCAAGCGCTTCATGTCGCGCGTCGGGCCGTTCTGGCACCCGAACGTGGGTCAGGTCTATCAGGTGCTCCATCAGCTCGAGCGGCGGGGCCACGTCCGCCATCGCGACGACGCCACCGGGGCGCGCCTGCGGCGGCTCTTTCGTTTGACGCTGAAGGGCGAGCGCGCACTCCGCACGTGGCTTGCCCGGCGACCGTCGTGGCCGCCGCCGCTGCGCGACGAGATCATCGTGCGCGTGCTCGCCACCGAGCGCCACGGTACGTCGGCCCTGGTCGTCCAGCTCGAGCGCCAGGAAGCCGAGTACCGTCGCTACCTGACGCTCGTGCAGAGCGACGCCAACGGCAGCCAGCACTCGCTCACGCGTCGCGTGGCGCACGAGGCGGCCGTCGGACTCGCCGAGGCCCACCTGCGCTGGCTGGCGCGATGCCGCGAGCTGCTCGCGGCGCAACCGCGTCGCGGCGATCAGTTCGCCCGCGAGCGCACTTCCAGCTCGTGTACGCTCACCGGGTCGGGCTGAGAGATCATGTACACGATGGCACGCGCCACGTCCGCGGGCTCGAGGAGCTGCGCCTCGCGGTTGAGGAGCCCCAGCGCTTGCCATCGCCGAACCGCGTCCGGCAGCACGTCGGTGTCGAAGTTGGTTCCGAACTCCGTCCCGATGTTGTGGACGGCGATCGTCATCACACGGACGCCGCGCGGGGCGACCTCGCGGCGCAGGGCCTGCGAGAGCGCGTACACGGCGGCCTTCGATCCCGCGTAGGCGGCCATGTAGGGCCACGCCTCGCCCGCCGACACCGACGTCATGTTGACGATGTCGCCGTGTCCCCGCGGCAACATGTGCCGGAGCGCGGCGCGGCAGGCGACGAGCGTGCCGACCACGTTCGTCTCGAGAATCGATCGCCACTCCTCGACGCGGCCCTCCTCGACGAGGCGCACGACGCCCGTGCCCGCGTTGTTGACGAGCGTATCGAGGCGCCCGAAGCGTGTGACGGCCGCGTCGACGAGCGCGGTCACCTGCCCTTCGTCGCGCATGTCGGCGACCACCGGCTCCGCGACACCGCCCGCGGCCCGGATCTCGTCGCACACCGCCTGCAAGCGATCGCCGCGCCGCGCGCCGGCGACGACGCGCATACCTGCCGCCGCGAGCGCCTGTGCCGTCGCCGCGCCGATGCCGGACGAGGCGCCGGTGACGACGCCGACGGAGCCGGCCAGCGATCGCGCCGGCGCGCTCATGCCGCCGCGACGTCCCCGATGGCGTCGGCGAGGCCGGCGGGCGTCACGACGGCAGCGCGCGTCGCCGGATCGAGCCACCGCCAGGTGCTCGTCGACTGGACGAGCGCACGGCCGTCGTCGGTGCGCACCAGACGCTGGTGCACCCCGAGCTCCTGGGCCGACGGCGTGAACCACGTCTCGACCTCGAGGGGATCGCCGAACCGGGCCATGTCGAGATACTCGATGTCCCCCCGCACGCAGAGCGGCGCTGCGCCGGCGGACAGGAGCCGATCGAACGTCCAGCCCACGCGTGCGAGCACGTCGAGGCCCGCATCGAGCAGCACGTCGAGGTAAGCGGCGTTGTTCACGTGCATGAGCGCGTCGAGGTCGGTGTAGCGCACCGCGTACGGGGTACGCAGCGGGCCCGGCGGCGCGGCTGGTGCGGACCACGGCTTGCGCCCTCCTGCTCCACCCTTCGGCGCGATGCCGAAGCGGCGCTCGACCTCCTCGGGGATGCGTCGCAGCTTGCCGGTCGCCGTCTCCACGAGGACCCAATCGGTCACCGCATCGAGGATCGGGGCGCCGTCGGCGGCCCGCATGGCGTAGCGCCGCTGCGAGCGCACGCGGCGGAAGTCCTCGACCCACGTCTGGATGTCGAGCTCGGTTCCCGCCGTCGCCGGGGCGTGGAGATCGAAGGTCGTGCGGCGCACCAGCCAGTGCACGCCGTTGGTCGCGTACCAGCGCGCGTCGAATCCCGCCGCGGTGCTGGCGTCGACGGCGACGGTGGTGAGATGTCGTAGGTACACGGCCGGGTAGACCCGCCCGAAGGCGTCGAGCTCGTGGTGGCACACGCGAACGCGGGCGGTGTACACGTGGTGCACGGCGGCCTCGCCTGCTAGCACGAGGGCGCCCGCATGGCCACCGCTCACACGAGAGGCCTTCCGCTTCCACTCCGCAACGCGCTCGCCGAGCTCGTGATCGGCGCGCTCGAGGACGCTGGCGACGCCGCCGCGCTCGCATGGCTCGCGGGTCCGCAGTCGCAGGCCCCGCCCGCGGCGCGCCATCGTCTCGCGGCGCTCCATCTGATCGACGACGACGGTGATCTCATGGAGGTCCACCGCCCACACCGCGACGCTTCGCATCGCCACGCGGTGCGCGCACTGCGCGCCGCCGAGGTGTATCGCGGCCGTCCGGCGCCCGGCGGCGCGATCGAGCGGGCCGCCGCGCAGGCTGCCGTCCTGTGGAACCAACGCCTCTTCTTCGAGGTGCACGAGGTGCTCGAGGCCGTCTGGAAGACCACGACCGGCCCGATGCGGCAGGCGCTCCAGGGGTTGATCCAGATCGGCGTCGCCCTACACCATCACGCACACGGCAACGCGCGCGGCGCGCGCACCCTCATGCACGAGGGTCGCGATCGCCTCGCCGCCAGCCGCGGCGTCCTCCCGATCCTCGACGTCGACGCGCTCCTCGAAGCCACCGCGGCATGGGACGACGCCCTCGCCGCCGGCACGGAGCCACCCGCCGGGCCCCCACCGCTCCTCCTCATGTAAGGGGGACGACCCGGCGCTTCAGGTCGGCGAGCGTCGCCAGCTCGGTGCGCAGCGCTTCCAGCCGGGCGATCCCCTGCTCGACCTCGGCCCGCGCTCCCACGATGTCGGCGTGCGAGACGGGGGCCAGCAGCTGGTCGACCTTGGCGAGGAGCTCGCGCGTCGCGCCGAGGCCCTCGAGACCCGCGGCCGCGAGATGCTGATCCAGGTGCTCGCGCGCCTCGGCGAAGCGCGTGGTGGCCTCCTGGAGGTCGCGCACGCTCTCGCTCGGGGACGGCTCCGGCGCCGCCGTGCGCTTCGCCACCATCACCACGCGCCGCTCGGGCTGTCGCATGGCGATCCCCGACGAGACGGGCGCGGGCGGCACGCCGTCGTCGCCGTCGGTCAGACGAGCGATCGGCCCGACCGCCCGCAGCCAGAAGCGCTCGTACTCCGCCCGGCGGGCCGGGTCGCGCAGGATCTCGTATGCCTCCTTCGCCTGGCGGAAGTGCGCCGGGTCGCCGCCGACGTCGGGATGCGCCTGCTTGGCGACCTCGATCCAGCGTTGCCGGAGCGCTTCCTCGGACGCCAGGGGTGGCACGCCGAGGATCCGATAGATGTCGGTGCGGCGGCGCTCCTCGATCGATGCGAGCAGCACTGTCGCGCGATCGACGACGTATTCCGGCGTGACGCTGCGACGGCGGCCGGTGCGGCAGATTTCCCAGTAGTACGGCGAGCTGCGCCCGCGGGCGACCTCGTGCAGCAGATGATAGAGGAAGAGCGCCTCGTCGTCCGGTCCGTCGAACAGCTCCTCGAGGCCGCCCGCATCGAGGATGCGCGCGATCCCTTCCAGCGCTGCGCGACGGCTTCCTGCTTCGAATCGCACCATCTCGGAGAGTGGGCGCGCTTCTACCAGAATCGCCGCGCCGTCGGAAGAAAAATCCGACGTCGGTTGCAAACCCACAGGCCATGGGCGACACTCCGCCGTCGATGTACCGACGCTGGGCTGCGGGTGTACTGGTCGCGATGCTGGCATGGGCTGGCACGGCGGCGGCGCAGACGCCGGACGACGGGCGGACCAGGCTTCGGGATCGCTACGAGAAGCCGCGCCAGCAGCAGAAGCTCGACGACGCGATCCGCAAGTTCGACGACGAGGACGTTCAGACGCGTCTCGAGGGGATCGAGGGGCTCGGGCTCTCGGCCGACGATCCGAAGGCGGTGCAGTACCTCTTGAAGGGCGCGAGCGACCCCAACCTCAGCGTCCGGATCAAGTCGATCGACGTGATCGGCGACGCGAGGGTGAAGGAAGCGGTGCCGCTGCTCGTACAACAGCTCTTCATGCGCGACACGACGCTCGCCACCAAGCAGCGGATCCTGGCGGCGCTCGGAAAGATCGGCGACAAGCGCGCGACCGCGCCGGTCATGGACTTCCTGGCGCGCGACATGGACCCGAGCGTGCGCGGCAGCGCGATCTTCGCCCTGGGCGACCTCGGCGATCCGACCGCCATCCCATCGCTCGAGAAGATCGCGAAGCAGACGGACGACGACAATCTGCGGGGCCTCGCGCAAGCCGCGATCCGGAAGATCGAGCAGCGACCCGCGCCCGCGGTCGTTCCGCCCGCGCTCGCGAAGGACCGGGGTGTCCGCGGACCCGAAGAGAGCGGCGACGCGACGCCCTGACGGCGTCAACTCCGAACGCGACGTCGCTCCGTGCGCAGGCGCTCTTCGAGCGCTTCGGTGATGAAGGTACGAAGCAGTCGTCCCTCGCGCGTACACTGGAGGCGAACTCGCCGCCAGAGATTGCGCGGAACGCGGGCGTTGAGGTTTACCAAGATCTCATCGGCGACGTCTTCGGGAGCGCTCTTTCGGCGAGCCATGATGCGATACCCCCTCCGAGCCAGCTAGCACGGGCTCGTGACCCCCGCCAAGCCCCTTGGACAAGCTGGTTAGTGTCCTACCGAAGTAACCCAGCGCGCTGCGTGGGGTGGCACCGGCGACGGGATGGCGTTAAGGTACGCGGGCGCGCCGAGGTGGCGGAACTGGCAGACGCGGCGGACTCAAAATCCGCAGCCCGCAAGGGTGTAGGGGTTCGATTCCCCTCCTCGGCACTCCTCGCCTGCGGCGATTTCTCCAGAGCCGACAAGGGTTTCTCGAAAGCTGGGCGCAGGGGAAATTGTGTCCGGCGTACACAATTCCGCCCCTTTCGCGAGCCGCTCGAGCTCTGTCGAGGCTGGGTCGACTCCGGGACGGGGTATCCAACGCCCGTAGTGCTTCTTGAGCGTCACGTACGCGACGCCGGTTTGCTCCTCGATCCAGGGAATGGGCTTCAGGGGGAGCACCGTTGAGACGTAGGTGTCCTTGCACGAATAGACGCCGCGTGAGCGGATGCCTAGCGCACGGAGGCAGGCGTACCAGTGTGGAAACGCGCGCGGCTCAAGCGGTCTACCGTTCGTGTTCACGAACACTGGCGTTTGAGGGATAGCCCGAAGCGGCTGAATGGCGCGCAATACGCGCACGGTCTCGGGGAGAAGCTCGACGGTGCGGCGCGCGCGCTCGGTCTTGGGCGCGGAATCCTCGTACAGGTGGCGCGAGCGCACAACCTGAAGAACGCCCCGCTCGAGGTCGACGTCGCCCCACTGGAGCGCCGCCGCCTCGGAGGGGCGCATCCCCGTCCAGAAGAGGGTGTGAACGAACGCATGGAAGTGGGGATGCGGCCTCAGTCGCGGCCCATTGGTCGCCAGGCCAACATGAAACCCGAATCGCTTGCCCTGGAACCAGCCGAGGATGCGCTGCCGCTCGTCACGGGTAAAGGGATCAGGCCCGGGAACCTCGACGCGAGGCCAGGTGATGCCCTCGAAGGGATCGCGGCTGAGTTCGTGGTCGACTAAGCGGGCCTCTCGGAGCATCGCCTTAAAGCTGCCGGCCAGGATATTCTTGACGTACTTCAGCGATAGCCCGCGCTGGCGAAGCTCAGTCCGGAGTCCCAGGATGTCGCGTGCGGTCACGCTCTCGAGTGGAAGGTCGCCGAGGGCAGGCAGGACGTACCCTCGGATGTGTCGCCGGTAGTCGATCGCCTGCGCGCGCCGTACCTCCGGTGGAACCTTGGTGGCAACCCAGCGCTCGTAGTATCTGCTGATTGTGAGAGCGCTAGGCGCGTTGGCCGTCCCGCCCTCAGATTTCTCGCCCTGCCGGCACTCTTCGAGTACCGGCCGAGGATCGCGCCCGGCGCCCACGCACGCAGCGACGACCCGTTTCAACTTTTCGGCGGCTTCCCGGTTCTCGGGCGTGTCCGCAAGATGCAGCCGGTGGGTCCGCTGCTTCTTATGCCATCGATAGCGCAATCGGAGCGCGCCCGCCTGCGCATCAACGGAGCATCCGATGTAGGCGCTTCGTCGCCTCTTCGACATCCAGGGGTCCCTTCCCGCATCGGCGCTCTACCACGTCATTCGCGGCGGGCCGAGCGCTTTCGATGAACGACACGATGGCAGCCCACTTGAAGATGACCCGGCCGCGCCGGCCGTGCGGCTGATAGCAGTGTACGCCGAGCTTCAACGTGCCACGGGCCACCATTCGGGCGATCGCATCGACGGTGAACGGTGTGAAGCGCGCCAGGTCCTCGGCGTAGAGGTACGGTGCGGGATGCAGCTGTCCCGCGCCGTCTGCGGTCTCCGCTGGACCGGCAGGTTCTCTAGTCGTCGGTCCCGGCATCGTCCCGAGGGAGCCCTGGCCTCTCGTCATCGGCGCCGCGGAAAAAGGTCGGCACGGTGGAGCATACTCCCGATTCCGGGATCGGGGCCGAGGGTTGCGTGTCTAGCGATCGCCGCTCAACCGGGCGCGCGTCCATCGCCTCGCAGGGGAGCGCGAGGCCACGCATACGCGCGGCCGTGATCGCGCTCGGCAGGATCGACCGGAGTGCCGAAATGCGTACGCCGCTAGGCATGTCGGCAACCTGGCGGAGACCACCAAGACGGTCGATGAGCAAGCGCAGGAATGCGTCGCCTGGAAGTCGCTGCTCGCCAGCGGCTTGGCGCAGATGACTTACGAGGAGCGTTTCGATCAACCCGGCATCCGGTGCACCGACTCCAGCGAGCTCACGCAGCTCCGCGGGGCGCGGGAAGAAGCGCGCCGTGGAGAGCGCCGTCTCGATGGCACG is from Candidatus Eisenbacteria bacterium and encodes:
- a CDS encoding DUF1800 family protein, with the translated sequence MGDENTVLDESSARHLLRRTGFGALPKDLLNFTGRTRGEAADLLLAFRPKGFKPAGADFEGGHNKWVKYLVKTHFPLQEKLVLFWHDHFATGYSKVLNIKRMALQNRTIRLNCKGDMRVLVKAMNKDAAMIEWLDTVRNHKATPNENYARELQELFTLGVLDFNGNPNYQQTDIVQIARAFTGWTYDGDSSVVSFDDGEHDFSNDFPSRGTKQIYGVGAQFRFDQPEGETEIDQVTDIIFRHTDTSGQNTVARRTTRRLLEFFCHGGWATPDATMIGIIDNELIAPSSFDTTFVIQDILRAIFVHDVFYQQDARVAVTPSVKWPTDFLVSTLRLLRMKLKGKDQVLEGGDFLRVLDHLTNMGQVLLDPPSVFGWNWENSWISSATLLARYAFARDLTGARGGGARFKPEKLMDLGLTDPGDIVDAVTAILGVKDDLSSGDRDALVDYLGGPAASLDLNDFDTRNEKLHGLFALVIQSPIYQVH
- a CDS encoding helix-turn-helix transcriptional regulator, whose protein sequence is MHLRYALLALLADGEAHGYELRKRFMSRVGPFWHPNVGQVYQVLHQLERRGHVRHRDDATGARLRRLFRLTLKGERALRTWLARRPSWPPPLRDEIIVRVLATERHGTSALVVQLERQEAEYRRYLTLVQSDANGSQHSLTRRVAHEAAVGLAEAHLRWLARCRELLAAQPRRGDQFARERTSSSCTLTGSG
- a CDS encoding SDR family oxidoreductase, yielding MSAPARSLAGSVGVVTGASSGIGAATAQALAAAGMRVVAGARRGDRLQAVCDEIRAAGGVAEPVVADMRDEGQVTALVDAAVTRFGRLDTLVNNAGTGVVRLVEEGRVEEWRSILETNVVGTLVACRAALRHMLPRGHGDIVNMTSVSAGEAWPYMAAYAGSKAAVYALSQALRREVAPRGVRVMTIAVHNIGTEFGTNFDTDVLPDAVRRWQALGLLNREAQLLEPADVARAIVYMISQPDPVSVHELEVRSRAN
- a CDS encoding thioesterase family protein translates to MSGGHAGALVLAGEAAVHHVYTARVRVCHHELDAFGRVYPAVYLRHLTTVAVDASTAAGFDARWYATNGVHWLVRRTTFDLHAPATAGTELDIQTWVEDFRRVRSQRRYAMRAADGAPILDAVTDWVLVETATGKLRRIPEEVERRFGIAPKGGAGGRKPWSAPAAPPGPLRTPYAVRYTDLDALMHVNNAAYLDVLLDAGLDVLARVGWTFDRLLSAGAAPLCVRGDIEYLDMARFGDPLEVETWFTPSAQELGVHQRLVRTDDGRALVQSTSTWRWLDPATRAAVVTPAGLADAIGDVAAA
- a CDS encoding DUF309 domain-containing protein — protein: MATAHTRGLPLPLRNALAELVIGALEDAGDAAALAWLAGPQSQAPPAARHRLAALHLIDDDGDLMEVHRPHRDASHRHAVRALRAAEVYRGRPAPGGAIERAAAQAAVLWNQRLFFEVHEVLEAVWKTTTGPMRQALQGLIQIGVALHHHAHGNARGARTLMHEGRDRLAASRGVLPILDVDALLEATAAWDDALAAGTEPPAGPPPLLLM
- a CDS encoding J domain-containing protein encodes the protein MVRFEAGSRRAALEGIARILDAGGLEELFDGPDDEALFLYHLLHEVARGRSSPYYWEICRTGRRRSVTPEYVVDRATVLLASIEERRRTDIYRILGVPPLASEEALRQRWIEVAKQAHPDVGGDPAHFRQAKEAYEILRDPARRAEYERFWLRAVGPIARLTDGDDGVPPAPVSSGIAMRQPERRVVMVAKRTAAPEPSPSESVRDLQEATTRFAEAREHLDQHLAAAGLEGLGATRELLAKVDQLLAPVSHADIVGARAEVEQGIARLEALRTELATLADLKRRVVPLT
- a CDS encoding HEAT repeat domain-containing protein, with the translated sequence MLAWAGTAAAQTPDDGRTRLRDRYEKPRQQQKLDDAIRKFDDEDVQTRLEGIEGLGLSADDPKAVQYLLKGASDPNLSVRIKSIDVIGDARVKEAVPLLVQQLFMRDTTLATKQRILAALGKIGDKRATAPVMDFLARDMDPSVRGSAIFALGDLGDPTAIPSLEKIAKQTDDDNLRGLAQAAIRKIEQRPAPAVVPPALAKDRGVRGPEESGDATP